The proteins below come from a single Fastidiosipila sanguinis genomic window:
- a CDS encoding NAD(P)/FAD-dependent oxidoreductase: MFEFKKEKVEQIYDLIIIGSGPAGMTAAVYASRNGLKVAILDMTPGGKLNETSEIENWPGDTMIMGPDLAQRMAAHSTQFGAEFIFGQAEKIEDLGKYKQVETFDKILQAKSILIATGTVERKLGIPGEQEYYGNGVSYCAVCDAAFFKGEDVVVIGGGNSAYEAAEYLSRFAKNVYQVLRRDVIRASQIVVNRVEKRDNIKTMFSYSPIEIKGTDGKVSSVLFVNNKDKEADPIEIEASAIFPAIGILPNTDFIKNLDILDEDNYVIVDEKMRTPIKGIYAAGDVIAKELRQIVTATNDGSIAGENIADYILNDFDDEN, translated from the coding sequence ATGTTTGAATTTAAAAAGGAAAAAGTTGAACAAATATACGATTTAATAATTATCGGATCAGGTCCAGCTGGTATGACTGCTGCTGTTTACGCTAGCCGTAATGGTCTAAAGGTAGCTATCCTAGACATGACTCCAGGTGGAAAACTTAACGAAACTAGTGAAATTGAAAACTGGCCTGGTGATACCATGATCATGGGACCAGATCTAGCTCAAAGAATGGCTGCGCACTCTACTCAATTTGGAGCTGAATTTATTTTCGGACAAGCTGAGAAAATTGAAGATCTTGGCAAATACAAACAAGTTGAAACATTTGATAAAATTTTGCAAGCTAAATCTATTCTTATCGCAACAGGTACAGTTGAAAGAAAACTAGGTATCCCTGGAGAACAAGAATACTATGGTAACGGTGTTTCTTACTGTGCTGTCTGTGATGCAGCTTTCTTCAAAGGTGAGGATGTAGTTGTAATCGGTGGTGGTAATAGTGCATATGAAGCAGCTGAGTATCTATCAAGATTTGCTAAGAATGTCTATCAAGTTCTACGTAGAGATGTAATTAGAGCTAGTCAAATTGTGGTTAACCGTGTTGAAAAAAGAGATAATATCAAGACTATGTTCTCTTACAGTCCAATAGAAATTAAAGGTACTGATGGAAAAGTTTCAAGTGTATTATTTGTTAATAACAAAGATAAAGAAGCTGATCCAATTGAAATTGAAGCAAGCGCTATCTTCCCTGCTATTGGAATTTTACCTAATACAGATTTCATCAAGAATTTAGATATTTTAGATGAAGATAATTATGTAATTGTTGATGAAAAGATGAGAACACCAATTAAGGGAATTTATGCTGCTGGTGACGTTATCGCCAAAGAACTACGACAAATTGTTACAGCAACAAACGATGGATCCATTGCGGGTGAAAATATTGCTGACTATATCTTAAACGATTTTGATGATGAAAATTAA